Proteins encoded in a region of the Kwoniella shivajii chromosome 3, complete sequence genome:
- a CDS encoding protein disulfide-isomerase domain, with translation MHIPLPLALVASILPLVQAGMYGAPVLNLDAKSFKKAMATEHAAMVAFVAPWCGHCKNLGPEFTSAASSLSPLIPFYAIDCDDQSNKQLCAEYQIQGFPTIKAFPKASKGPAKDYQGERKKGALIEYAKNLIPDKVKKLRLDKEGKEDNVMKTFLNDKPTLPHVLLVHPSAPSIPFLWKVLAHRLSGKMHLGFIRDTPSHSLLTSLGVYDPKDTTKDATRVISFPAGATSKDGLVQYEGAMKFNALLEWLQFQLTGETSTSNDSEKVNKKQKPIQIPDPYTTSSDNTDSSSSEKEKEERSVKSEAAARKAKFDEAERRDKERREKAEAAARATADQPGEDQQEELELTETIANDAPDAIPQESVFQDEDGVKSEEPAEPVPEQAPIPVQDDNEEQQVEKTSIPHEEL, from the exons ATGCACATCCCCTTACCTTTAGCTCTAGTGGCTTCGATCCTCCCCTTGGTTCAAGCTGGGATGTATGGTGCTCCAGTCTTGAATCTCGATGCTAAATCTTTCAAGAAAGCGATGGCGACTGAACATGCAGCT ATGGTGGCATTCGTAGCACCATGGTGTGGACATTGTAAGAATTTAGGACCAGAATTTACATCAGCAGCATCGTCGCTTTCACCTTTAATACCATTCTACGCTATAGACTGTGATGATCAATCCAACAAGCAATTATGTGCggaatatcaaattcaaggaTTTCCAACTATAAAAGCATTTCCAAAAGCTTCAAAAGGACCTGCGAAAGACtatcaaggtgaaaggaaaaaaggtgCTTTAATAGAATACGCCAAAAACTTAATTCCTGATAAAGTTAAAAAATTAAGATTggacaaagaaggtaaagaagataatgTAATGAAAACTTTCCTGAATGAT AAACCCACCCTACCACATGTGCTACTCGTTCATCCATCAGCTCCGTCAATCCCTTTCTTGTGGAAAGTGTTAGCGCACAGATTATCCGGAAAG ATGCACTTGGGTTTCATCCGAGATACACCTTCACACTCTTTACTTACGTCTTTGGGTGTTTACGATCCGAAAGATACGACTAAAGATGCCACTCGAGTGATCTCTTTCCCGGCTGGAGCGACTTCCAAAGATGGTTTGGTACAATACGAGG GCGCAATGAAATTCAATGCGTTGCTTGAATGGCTGCAATTCCAATTAACAGGTGAAACGTCGACGTCTAACGATTCTGAAAAGGTGAACAAAAAGCAAAAACCAATCCAAATCCCCGATCCATACACCACTTCTTCTGATAATAccgattcatcttcgtcggagaaagagaaagaggagagatCAGTGAAAAGTGAAGCTGCAGCTAGGAAAGCTAAATTCGAcgaagctgaaagaagagataaagaacGTCGCgaaaaagctgaagctgctgcGAGAGCAACAGCTGATCAACctggagaagatcaacaagaagagTTGGAACTGACTGAAACTATCGCAAACGATGCTCCTGATGCTATACCACAGGAAAGCGTCTTccaagacgaagatggagtaAAATCAGAGGAACCAGCAGAACCAGTTCCTGAACAAGCTCCTATACCTGTTCAAGATGATAACGAGGAGCAACAAGTTGAGAAGACTTCTATACCACATGAAGAACTCTGA
- a CDS encoding ribosomal protein L14 encodes MIGLKGVLNVIDNTGALRVECINVLKVKTRLKSTGTATVGDEIVCVVNKARPIPANEVIKNPSSSTNIQKIRKGDVRRAVVVRVKKTVQRPDGSVVRFDDNAAVLLNNKGEMLGTRIVGPVAAELRKSKGGAAGAGGRWGKILMLAPKVV; translated from the exons ATGATTGGACTCAAGGGAGTGCTGAAT GTCATCGACAACACCGGTGCGCTCAGAGTAGAATGTATCAATGTGCTCAAAGTGAAGACAAGGCTAAAGTCGACTGGTACAGCTACtgttg GCGATGAGATAGTTTGTGTGGTAAATAAAGCACGACCGATTCCAGCGAATGAAGTGATCAAAaacccttcatcttcaactaaCATACAGAAAATCAGAAAAGGAGATGTTCGAAGAGCTGTAGTAGTCCGAGTGAAAAAAACCGTTCAAAGGCCTGATGGAAGTGTTGTCAG ATTTGACGATAACGCAGCTGTGTTATTGAACAATAAAGGAGAAATGTTAGGTACGAGAATAGTCGGTCCAGTAGCTGCAGAattgagaaaatcaaaaggtgGTGCGGCCGGTGCAGGTGGTAGATGGGGTAAGATATTGATGTTAGCTCCAAAG GTCGTATAA